A genomic region of Manihot esculenta cultivar AM560-2 chromosome 15, M.esculenta_v8, whole genome shotgun sequence contains the following coding sequences:
- the LOC110601769 gene encoding AP-1 complex subunit sigma-2: protein MIHFVLLISRQGKVRLTKWYSPYSQKERTKVIRELSGVILTRGPKLCNFVEWRGYKVVYKRYASLYFCMCIDQDDNELEVLEIIHHYVEILDRYFGSVCELDLIFNFHKAYYILDELLIAGELQESSKKTVARLIDAQDSLVETAKEQASSISNIIAQATK, encoded by the exons ATG ATTCACTTTGTCCTTCTCATTAGTCGACAAGGGAAAGTGAGGTTGACCAAGTGGTATTCGCCATATTCACAAAAAGAAAGAACTAAG GTTATTCGTGAACTAAGTGGAGTGATTCTGACTCGAGGGCCCAAGCTTTGCAATTTTGTTGAATGGAGAGGATATAAAGTTGTTTATAAAAG GTATGCTAGTCTTTATttctgcatgtgcattgatCAGGATGACAATGAATTAGAGGTCCTTGAAATAATTCATCATTATGTTGAGATTTTGGACCGGTACTTTGGCAGT GTCTGTGAGTTGGACTTGATCTTCAACTTCCATAAG GCCTACTATATATTGGATGAGCTTTTGATTGCCGGTGAGCTTCAAGAGTCAAGCAAGAAAACAGTTGCCAGGCTAATAGATGCGCAG GATTCACTGGTGGAGACTGCAAAAGAGCAGGCCAGTTCAATAAGTAATATTATTGCCCAGGCTACCAAATAA
- the LOC110601315 gene encoding UDP-rhamnose/UDP-galactose transporter 3 isoform X2: MEEKKPSRVSDVGAWAMNIISSIGIIMANKQLMSPTGFDFAFATTLTGLHFSVTALVGFVSNAAGYSASKQIPLWELVWFSIVANVSITGMNLSLMLNSVGFYQISKLSMIPVVCVMEWFLHGKHYSKEVKTAVMVVVAGVGVCTVTDVNVNAKGFLSACVAVLSSSLQQIFFILVSCSLAVFCNVSQYLCIGRFSAVSFQVLGHMKTVCVLILGWILFDSEMTLKNIIGMALAVAGMVVYSWAVEAEKQTRAKFIPALKGDVSEETMKFLTLEKEETPLIKDAELGQSKV; the protein is encoded by the exons ATGGAGGAGAAAAAACCATCCAGAGTCTCAGATGTTGGAGCTTGGGCTATGAACATTATCAGTTCCATTGGAATCATCATGGCCAACAAACAACTCATGTCCCCCACTGGTTTTGATTTTGCGTTTG CAACGACATTGACGGGTCTACACTTCTCTGTGACGGCCTTGGTTGGCTTTGTTTCAAATGCTGCTGGTTATTCTGCTTCTAAGCAAATTCCCTTGTGGGAACTTGTTTGGTTCTCAATTGTAGCCAATGTTTCAATCACAGGGATGAACTTGAGCCTCATGCTCAACTCTGTTGGATTTTATCAG ATCTCCAAGTTGAGTATGATTCCTGTTGTTTGTGTAATGGAATGGTTTCTTCATGGCAAACACTACTCCAAGGAAGTGAAGACGGCTGTCATGGTAGTGGTTGCGGGTGTCGGTGTCTGCACTGTTACTGATGTCAATGTCAATGCCAAAGGATTTCTCAGTGCTTGTGTTGCTGTCTTGTCTTCATCTTTACAGCAAATT TTTTTCATACTAGTGTCCTGCTCCTTGGCTGTATTCTGCAATGTGAGCCAATATCTCTGCATCGGACGTTTCTCTGCAGTATCTTTCCAGGTTTTAGGGCACATGAAAACTGTGTGTGTCCTTATATTGGGGTGGATTCTGTTTGATTCAGAAATGACactgaaaaatataattggGATGGCTCTTGCTGTCGCTGGAATGGTGGTTTATAGCTGGGCAGTGGAAGCTGAGAAGCAAACAAGAGCCAAGTTCATTCCTGCCTTGAAAGGCGATGTCTCAGAAGAGACTATGAAATTTCTGACACTGGAGAAGGAGGAGACGCCATTGATTAAGGATGCTGAGCTTGGGCAGTCTAAAGTATAA
- the LOC110602310 gene encoding chloride channel protein CLC-e encodes MESSFLHLLHHHHPPPLIFSSPPPFSVSCLSKPKSKSKPKRNNLSFSVYSNYKLTRTCKALPESGPRRQPFSNEQKQDQQEDQELATSTATENSNSGIIISSCVVGVLTGIAVVLFNNAVHEIRDLFWDGIPYRGASWLREEPLDSIWVRVIFVPACGGLIVSLLNAIQFLLFDDNPFQDAFRPFFKAVAACFTLGTGNSLGPEGPSVEIGSSIAKGIGSLTLSSRDVRTKLSLLAAGSAAGIASGFNAAVAGCFFAVESVLWPSSSNSSAPLSNTTSMVILSAVIASVVSEVGLGSEPAFKVPGYDFRSAGELPLYMLLGILCGLVSLALTRCTSFLLLIVDNLHRDVGIPRAVFPVLGGLAVGTMALAYPEILYWGFENVDILLESRPFVKGLSADLLLQLVGVKIVATSLCRASGLVGGYYAPSLFIGAATGMAYGKLISFAVAQSSPVLQLSILEVASPQAYGLVGMAATLAGVCQVPLTAVLLLFELTQDYRIVLPLLGAVGLSSWITSGQTRRGDVKETRKVKKENALPTTQSEISVTQGPSSGYVLAEKTPYSSDLCEVESSLCLDDSSTENEVLKKKIFVSEAMRTQYVTVFMSTLVTEAVSCMLAEKQSCALIVDDDNVLVGLLNLGDVEDFIKTAKAKSERTKELSVSDVCALDGENCQVPCTAKPSMDLFSVQIIMDRYGLSQVPVISENVEDYRGYPVGLLDRECISITCRAIATRESIS; translated from the exons ATGGAAAGCTCTTTccttcacctcctccaccaccaccacccccCTCCTCTCATattttcttctcctcctcctttctCTGTCTCCTGTCTTAGCAAACCCAAATCCAAATCCAAACCCAAAAGAAAcaatctttccttttctgtTTATTCTAATTACAAGCTCACCAGAACTTGCAAAGCCCTGCCTGAAAGCGGACCAAGAAGACAACCATTTTCAAATGAACAGAAACAAGACCAACAAGAAGATCAAGAACTCGCTACCAGCACAGCTACTGAAAATTCAAATTCTGGTATAATAATATCCTCCTGCGTTGTTGGGGTCCTCACTGGAATCGCTGTAGTTCTCTTCAATAATGCTGTTCATGAAATTCGCGACCTTTTCTGGGATGGAATTCCCTACAGAGGTGCCTCCTGGTTGAGGGAGGAGCCTCTTGATTCCATCTGGGTTCGGGTCATCTTCGTCCCCGCTTGCGGTGGTTTGATTGTCAGCTTACTGAACGCCATTcaatttcttctttttgatgATAATCCTTTTCAGGATGCCTTCCGGCCCTTCTTTAAGGCGGTGGCTGCTTGTTTCACTCTCGGCACTGGAAATTCCCTTGGCCCTGAAGGTCCCAGTGTTGAGATTGGCTCTTCTATTGCCAAAGGAATCGGTTCTCTCACTCTCTCTTCTCGAGATGTCCGAACCAAGCTCTCGCTTTTGGCTGCTGGCTCTGCTGCTGGAATCGCTTCTG gATTCAATGCTGCGGTTGCCGGTTGTTTCTTCGCCGTGGAGTCTGTGTTGTGGCCATCGTCGTCAAATTCGTCTGCACCTCTTTCAAACACCACTTCCATGGTTATACTTAGTGCTGTAATAGCTTCTGTTGTGTCAGAAGTAGGTCTTGGTTCTGAACCTGCCTTTAAGGTCCCCGGCTATGATTTCCGCTCCGCCGGTG AACTCCCGTTGTATATGTTGCTCGGTATCCTTTGCGGCTTGGTTTCATTGGCCTTAACCAGATGCACATCATTTTTGTTGTTGATTGTGGACAATCTTCACAGGGATGTTGGCATACCAAGGGCTGTATTTCCTGTACTGGGTGGCTTAGCAGTTGGGACAATGGCATTGGCATATCCAGAGATCCTATACTGGGGTTTTGAAAATGTTGACATTTTACTGGAATCTCGGCCATTTGTGAAAGGCCTCTCGGCTGATCTACTGCTTCAGCTTGTAGGAGTCAAGATAGTTGCAACCTCTTTGTGCCGGGCTTCTGGATTAGTAGGAGGCTACTATGCTCCATCACTCTTTATTGGTGCAGCAACAGGAATGGCATATGGGAAATTGATTAGTTTTGCAGTTGCTCAGTCTAGTCCAGTACTCCAACTTTCCATCTTGGAAGTGGCATCACCACAAGCTTATGGACTG GTGGGAATGGCTGCAACACTTGCGGGAGTGTGTCAGGTTCCGCTTACTGCAGTTTTGCTGCTTTTTGAATTGACGCAAGACTATCGTATAGTTCTTCCACTACTAGGAGCTGTAGGGCTGTCTTCATGGATTACATCTGGACAGACTAGAAGAGGAGATGTCAAAGAAACCAGAAAAGTCAAAAAAGAAAATGCCCTACCAACAACTCAATCTGAAATATCTGTCACACAAGGGCCATCTTCCGGTTATGTACTTGCTGAGAAGACTCCTTATTCAAGTGATCTTTGTGAAGTTGAAAGTTCTCTTTGTCTAGATGATTCTAGTACTGAAAATGAAGTGTTAAAGAAGAAAATTTTTGTTTCTGAAGCCATGAGAACACAATATGTAACTGTTTTCATGAGCACTTTGGTTACTGAAGCAGTGAGTTGCATGCTTGCAGAGAAACAGTCTTGTGCACTTATTGTTGATGATGACAACGTTTTAGTTGGTTTGCTGAATCTTGGGGATGTTGAAGATTTCATCAAAACAGCAAAAGCAAAATCAGAGAGAACCAAG GAGCTTTCAGTATCTGACGTATGTGCCCTAGATGGTGAAAATTGTCAAGTACCATGCACTGCAAAGCCTAGTATGGACCTTTTCTCTGTACAAATCATCATGGATAGGTATGGTCTGAGTCAGGTGCCAGTCATTTCAGAGAATGTAGAAGACTACAGAGGATACCCAGTTGGTCTTCTGGACAGAGAATGTATCAGTATAACTTGCAG AGCTATAGCTACAAGAGAATCCATCTCATAA
- the LOC110601315 gene encoding UDP-rhamnose/UDP-galactose transporter 2 isoform X1, which translates to MEEKKPSRVSDVGAWAMNIISSIGIIMANKQLMSPTGFDFAFATTLTGLHFSVTALVGFVSNAAGYSASKQIPLWELVWFSIVANVSITGMNLSLMLNSVGFYQISKLSMIPVVCVMEWFLHGKHYSKEVKTAVMVVVAGVGVCTVTDVNVNAKGFLSACVAVLSSSLQQISIGSLQKKYSVGSFELLSKTAPIQALSLLLTGPFIDYYLSGKLISNYALSSGGFFFILVSCSLAVFCNVSQYLCIGRFSAVSFQVLGHMKTVCVLILGWILFDSEMTLKNIIGMALAVAGMVVYSWAVEAEKQTRAKFIPALKGDVSEETMKFLTLEKEETPLIKDAELGQSKV; encoded by the exons ATGGAGGAGAAAAAACCATCCAGAGTCTCAGATGTTGGAGCTTGGGCTATGAACATTATCAGTTCCATTGGAATCATCATGGCCAACAAACAACTCATGTCCCCCACTGGTTTTGATTTTGCGTTTG CAACGACATTGACGGGTCTACACTTCTCTGTGACGGCCTTGGTTGGCTTTGTTTCAAATGCTGCTGGTTATTCTGCTTCTAAGCAAATTCCCTTGTGGGAACTTGTTTGGTTCTCAATTGTAGCCAATGTTTCAATCACAGGGATGAACTTGAGCCTCATGCTCAACTCTGTTGGATTTTATCAG ATCTCCAAGTTGAGTATGATTCCTGTTGTTTGTGTAATGGAATGGTTTCTTCATGGCAAACACTACTCCAAGGAAGTGAAGACGGCTGTCATGGTAGTGGTTGCGGGTGTCGGTGTCTGCACTGTTACTGATGTCAATGTCAATGCCAAAGGATTTCTCAGTGCTTGTGTTGCTGTCTTGTCTTCATCTTTACAGCAAATT TCAATTGGATCCTTACAGAAGAAGTATTCAGTAGGCTCTTTTGAACTGCTAAGCAAGACAGCTCCAATACAAGCTCTCTCCCTTCTACTCACAGGTCCCTTCATTGATTACTACCTCAGTGGTAAACTCATATCAAATTATGCATTATCTTCAGGCGGATTT TTTTTCATACTAGTGTCCTGCTCCTTGGCTGTATTCTGCAATGTGAGCCAATATCTCTGCATCGGACGTTTCTCTGCAGTATCTTTCCAGGTTTTAGGGCACATGAAAACTGTGTGTGTCCTTATATTGGGGTGGATTCTGTTTGATTCAGAAATGACactgaaaaatataattggGATGGCTCTTGCTGTCGCTGGAATGGTGGTTTATAGCTGGGCAGTGGAAGCTGAGAAGCAAACAAGAGCCAAGTTCATTCCTGCCTTGAAAGGCGATGTCTCAGAAGAGACTATGAAATTTCTGACACTGGAGAAGGAGGAGACGCCATTGATTAAGGATGCTGAGCTTGGGCAGTCTAAAGTATAA